A DNA window from Leptospira langatensis contains the following coding sequences:
- a CDS encoding UDP-glucose dehydrogenase family protein: MRVCVIGSGYVGLVAGACFAEFGNNVICVDKDSKKIEDLKNGIIPIYEPGLSELVLSNRKENRLEFSTSTQEAVESSEIIFIAVGTPTSQDGSADLTAVFAVAEAIGKSMNGYKVIVDKSTVPVGTAAKVKEIISKNTKHEFDVVSNPEFLKEGAAIDDFMKPERVVIGADSERAGDLVAQLYSPFVLNGNPIIKMSTLSAELTKYACNAFLATKISFANEVANLCESVGADYEDVRKGMGTDSRIGRQFLYAGIGYGGSCFPKDVRALIRTSEQYSTPLRIIREVETVNEDQKVRLFEKIEKFYGKGGVKGKKIAIWGLAFKPGTDDMREAPSIPLLLKLHEEGAHLKAFDPVAKETSEYYFKGKVEYAKDAYEALQDADALLLLTEWREFREPDFSRVKKLMKSHVIFDGRNQYRPEQMKKEGFKYFSIGKLPV; encoded by the coding sequence ATGAGAGTTTGTGTAATTGGTAGCGGATACGTAGGTCTTGTGGCAGGAGCTTGCTTCGCCGAATTCGGGAACAACGTGATCTGCGTAGATAAGGACTCTAAGAAAATAGAGGATCTTAAAAACGGAATCATTCCTATTTACGAACCGGGCCTTTCCGAGCTGGTTCTTAGCAATCGAAAAGAGAATCGTCTGGAATTCAGTACTTCCACCCAAGAAGCGGTGGAGAGCTCCGAGATCATTTTTATCGCTGTAGGAACTCCTACATCCCAAGACGGTTCCGCGGATCTGACTGCAGTCTTCGCGGTCGCGGAAGCGATCGGTAAATCGATGAACGGTTACAAGGTGATCGTGGACAAGTCCACCGTTCCTGTAGGAACCGCGGCGAAAGTAAAAGAGATCATCTCCAAGAACACAAAGCACGAATTCGATGTGGTCTCTAATCCGGAATTCTTGAAGGAAGGCGCTGCGATCGACGACTTCATGAAACCGGAAAGAGTGGTGATCGGCGCTGATAGCGAGAGAGCGGGAGATCTGGTTGCGCAACTTTATTCCCCTTTCGTTTTGAACGGAAACCCGATCATCAAGATGAGCACTCTTTCCGCGGAGCTGACTAAATATGCGTGTAACGCATTCCTTGCCACTAAGATCTCTTTTGCAAATGAGGTCGCAAATCTTTGCGAGTCCGTAGGTGCAGACTACGAGGATGTTCGCAAAGGAATGGGAACAGATTCCAGGATCGGAAGACAGTTCCTATATGCAGGGATCGGTTACGGCGGCTCTTGCTTTCCTAAGGATGTGCGCGCTCTGATCCGTACTTCCGAGCAATATTCTACTCCGTTACGCATCATTCGCGAAGTGGAAACCGTAAACGAGGACCAAAAAGTCCGCCTCTTCGAGAAGATAGAGAAGTTTTACGGTAAAGGCGGAGTGAAGGGTAAAAAGATCGCGATTTGGGGCCTTGCTTTCAAACCCGGAACCGACGATATGAGAGAGGCTCCTTCCATTCCTCTATTATTAAAATTGCATGAAGAAGGCGCTCATCTCAAGGCGTTCGATCCGGTCGCTAAAGAAACTTCAGAATACTATTTCAAAGGAAAAGTGGAGTATGCGAAGGATGCGTACGAAGCACTTCAGGATGCGGATGCGCTTCTTCTTCTTACGGAATGGAGAGAGTTCAGAGAACCTGATTTCTCCCGTGTTAAGAAACTAATGAAGTCTCATGTGATCTTTGACGGTAGGAACCAATATCGTCCGGAGCAGATGAAGAAAGAAGGATTTAAATACTTCTCGATCGGTAAGCTACCGGTCTGA
- a CDS encoding ABC transporter ATP-binding protein — MIKIENLSKTYQGYSKPLNRLISALSFGYFGLDVKYKALDGISFSAEKGEVIGIIGRNGAGKSTLLKLLTGVSKPDSGKLEKKGTVRSILELGVGFNPELSGEENLYYNGLVWGLDPQELLDSSEEIFKFSGLSEFRNTPLKNYSSGMTMRLGFALATAKRPDILIVDEALAVGDASFQQKSLGRFRKFAEDGTLTLIVSHDLELLKSVCTRLLVLEKGKLVFDGNPIDGFREYMQIIASSSLEGNTKIEDSKSLVENLQVGILHAGKLNPPILPVGAETELTVKVSFRAPITDLTVGFHIDDHRGIRVFGTNTYHIGGRQKDISLGENVQVSFRFPLNLSPGKYSLGIALHSGESHAEGSYLWKDGILQFELERLDLPKFEGAAWIPVQVESKKGDFPL; from the coding sequence TTGATTAAGATAGAGAATCTCTCCAAGACCTACCAGGGGTACAGCAAACCTCTCAATCGCTTGATTAGCGCCTTGAGCTTCGGTTATTTCGGACTGGATGTGAAATACAAGGCACTGGATGGGATCTCGTTTTCCGCTGAAAAAGGCGAAGTGATCGGCATTATAGGCAGGAATGGTGCCGGCAAGTCCACCTTACTCAAATTATTGACGGGGGTCTCCAAGCCAGATTCGGGCAAACTCGAGAAGAAGGGCACGGTCCGTTCCATCCTGGAACTCGGAGTAGGATTCAATCCGGAACTTTCGGGAGAAGAGAACCTGTATTATAACGGTCTAGTCTGGGGTTTGGACCCGCAGGAATTATTGGATTCTTCCGAAGAGATCTTCAAGTTTTCCGGTTTATCAGAATTTCGTAATACTCCTTTAAAGAATTATTCGTCGGGAATGACAATGAGGCTTGGCTTTGCTTTAGCGACTGCAAAGAGGCCCGATATTCTGATCGTGGACGAAGCCTTGGCCGTGGGGGATGCGAGTTTCCAGCAAAAAAGCTTAGGTAGGTTCCGTAAGTTTGCGGAGGACGGGACTCTGACCCTTATCGTGAGCCATGATCTCGAACTCTTAAAGTCCGTTTGCACCCGTTTGCTCGTATTGGAAAAAGGCAAACTCGTATTCGATGGGAACCCGATCGACGGTTTTCGAGAATACATGCAGATCATCGCCTCTTCTTCTCTGGAAGGAAATACAAAGATAGAGGATAGCAAGTCCTTGGTGGAAAACCTGCAGGTAGGAATTCTACATGCTGGGAAGCTAAATCCTCCCATTCTTCCTGTGGGAGCAGAAACGGAACTGACTGTCAAAGTGAGCTTTCGAGCTCCTATCACCGATCTGACCGTGGGCTTTCATATAGACGATCATAGAGGGATCCGAGTGTTCGGTACGAATACCTATCATATCGGCGGAAGACAAAAGGATATTTCTCTCGGAGAGAATGTTCAGGTGAGCTTTCGTTTTCCTCTCAATCTTTCTCCTGGAAAATATTCTCTAGGGATTGCGCTTCATTCCGGAGAGAGTCATGCAGAAGGTTCCTATCTTTGGAAGGATGGGATCCTGCAGTTCGAATTAGAAAGATTGGATCTTCCTAAATTTGAGGGGGCGGCTTGGATCCCGGTCCAAGTGGAGTCGAAAAAAGGCGATTTTCCTCTATAA
- a CDS encoding ABC transporter permease: MFQSDFLRKFRILLVLVRRDYALQYAGSALGLTWMFLQNLSLILIYTVVFYFLGIRSQGEDPLGYFAYVLSGLLFWIPLQEYLIRGTGILTDNRQLIKRSPLGPEIFLWIPFIQFLLHWAITAVPIFLFLAWAGKLGAGLPLAFLCVFCTGLFIACLQSYLARINIILRDISPLVRLMTQFLFWGLPILYESKGILGKLNLFNPLFFPLETFRSFLLSGYESKATFADFFPFLILFLAIFFLSRAKLNQIVLDHL, from the coding sequence GTGTTTCAGTCCGACTTCTTACGTAAATTCAGGATCTTACTCGTTCTAGTTCGCAGAGACTACGCCTTACAATATGCTGGGTCCGCCCTCGGTTTGACCTGGATGTTCCTTCAGAATCTAAGCCTCATACTGATCTATACCGTTGTTTTTTATTTCTTAGGAATTCGATCCCAAGGGGAAGATCCTCTCGGCTATTTTGCTTACGTTCTCAGTGGCTTGTTATTTTGGATCCCATTGCAGGAATATTTAATACGTGGGACCGGGATCCTCACAGATAATCGCCAATTGATCAAGCGTTCTCCTTTGGGACCGGAGATCTTTCTTTGGATCCCTTTCATTCAGTTTTTATTACATTGGGCGATTACTGCAGTCCCCATATTCCTATTTCTCGCTTGGGCGGGAAAGTTAGGAGCCGGCCTTCCTCTCGCATTTCTTTGCGTTTTCTGCACTGGGCTTTTCATAGCCTGTCTCCAGAGTTATTTAGCGAGAATTAATATTATTCTCCGGGATATTTCTCCTTTGGTCCGATTGATGACTCAGTTCCTATTTTGGGGGCTTCCTATCCTATACGAATCCAAAGGAATATTAGGAAAACTGAATTTGTTTAATCCTCTTTTCTTCCCTTTAGAGACATTCCGTTCTTTTCTTCTTTCGGGGTATGAGTCCAAAGCCACATTTGCCGACTTCTTTCCTTTCCTGATCTTATTCTTGGCGATCTTTTTCTTGAGCAGGGCCAAACTAAATCAAATCGTATTGGATCACCTTTGA
- a CDS encoding JAB domain-containing protein, with protein MALRWGSEPDPRTRILYDAESLEDWELIAVLLGKGNRGLSIEDLSRDILKASQGLGGLLASDISRNLNIAGLGKAKTTTLLAALELSKRLKYKSIRMTGYNPADLCGYLRAVFSPLKRECFVLATVSPAGHLLRAEIVSKGSLEEVGVLPRDLVRIILNDEATQAILAHNHPGMVCYPSQEDWNVYLRLKEILSDLDVDLLDHWIFGIDGIFSCKHSTRLDES; from the coding sequence TTGGCTTTGCGTTGGGGTTCAGAACCTGATCCGCGGACCCGCATATTGTACGATGCGGAGAGTCTAGAAGACTGGGAACTGATAGCCGTTCTTTTAGGTAAGGGGAACCGAGGTCTTTCTATTGAGGACTTAAGTCGTGATATCCTAAAAGCTTCTCAGGGATTAGGAGGCCTTCTTGCTTCCGATATTTCTCGAAATTTGAATATTGCCGGGCTCGGCAAGGCAAAGACAACCACTCTACTTGCCGCTTTAGAGCTTTCCAAGCGCTTAAAATATAAATCCATCCGAATGACAGGATACAATCCTGCGGATCTTTGCGGGTATCTTCGCGCGGTCTTTTCTCCCTTAAAAAGGGAATGTTTCGTACTCGCTACTGTTTCTCCGGCAGGACATTTGCTTCGAGCGGAGATTGTTTCCAAAGGAAGTCTAGAAGAAGTAGGAGTCCTGCCCAGAGATCTAGTGAGGATTATCTTAAACGACGAGGCTACCCAGGCCATACTCGCACACAATCATCCCGGCATGGTCTGCTATCCTAGCCAAGAAGACTGGAACGTGTATCTCAGATTAAAGGAGATACTCTCCGATCTGGATGTGGATCTTTTGGACCATTGGATTTTTGGAATTGACGGGATCTTTTCCTGCAAACATTCTACTCGGCTAGATGAGAGCTGA